Proteins encoded in a region of the Bacillota bacterium genome:
- the rplP gene encoding 50S ribosomal protein L16, which yields MLQPKRVKFRKQHRGRMTGKVKGGNVVTFGDFGLEALEPAWVTARQIEAARVAMTRHVRRGGQVWIRIFPDKPVTAKPAETRMGSGKGSPEHWVAVVKPGRILFEIGGIPEELAREAMRLAAHKLPMKTKFVKREGAGEANEG from the coding sequence ATGTTACAGCCCAAAAGGGTGAAATTTCGGAAACAGCACCGGGGGCGGATGACCGGAAAGGTCAAGGGCGGAAATGTTGTCACCTTTGGCGATTTCGGGCTTGAAGCCCTCGAACCCGCCTGGGTAACGGCGCGTCAGATTGAAGCCGCCCGGGTGGCGATGACCCGCCATGTCCGGCGCGGTGGGCAGGTTTGGATCAGGATATTTCCTGATAAACCGGTTACGGCGAAACCGGCGGAAACCAGGATGGGTAGCGGCAAGGGTTCCCCGGAGCATTGGGTGGCGGTGGTTAAACCGGGAAGAATTCTCTTTGAGATAGGTGGGATTCCTGAAGAACTGGCCCGTGAGGCGATGCGCTTGGCGGCGCACAAGCTGCCCATGAAAACCAAGTTCGTAAAGCGTGAGGGAGCTGGTGAGGCCAATGAAGGTTAA